In Gimesia benthica, a single window of DNA contains:
- a CDS encoding alpha/beta fold hydrolase, with product MSQQKLEQNVNGIRMQVSIAGEGPPLLLVHGFPLSHRMWQAQIAHFQQQYTVIAPDLRGFGGSDVTVGTVSMKQHAEDLKELLAQLEVDEPVNFCGLSMGGYIAWEFWRHYPEKLKTLILCDTRSDVDTEEGVSNRLKMVDLVLRHGPEAVASAMIPNLLSKTSRDLYPEIAQDLIAEIEAADPEGIAASQRGMAERDDFLGVLDQIQIPALLIVGSDDVLTPPDIMQEMAVRLPEASCREIPRVGHMAPLEAAEEVNQAMEEFLAVAR from the coding sequence ATGAGCCAGCAGAAGCTAGAGCAAAACGTAAATGGGATTCGCATGCAGGTTAGTATCGCCGGGGAAGGGCCCCCTCTGCTGCTGGTGCATGGATTTCCGTTAAGTCATCGAATGTGGCAGGCTCAGATTGCACATTTCCAGCAGCAGTATACTGTTATCGCTCCTGATCTGAGAGGTTTCGGCGGATCAGATGTCACGGTCGGAACCGTGAGTATGAAACAACACGCTGAAGATCTGAAGGAACTACTTGCGCAACTGGAAGTCGATGAGCCTGTGAATTTCTGTGGCCTTTCCATGGGAGGGTATATTGCCTGGGAGTTCTGGAGGCACTATCCGGAAAAACTGAAAACATTGATTCTCTGCGATACACGTTCCGATGTAGATACCGAAGAGGGGGTCAGCAATCGGTTAAAAATGGTCGATCTGGTGTTACGCCATGGCCCCGAAGCTGTCGCTTCAGCAATGATCCCTAATCTGTTGAGTAAGACATCACGAGACTTGTACCCGGAGATTGCACAGGATCTGATTGCAGAAATCGAAGCAGCAGATCCTGAAGGGATTGCTGCCAGCCAGCGAGGCATGGCGGAGCGTGATGATTTTCTGGGTGTACTTGATCAGATCCAGATTCCCGCATTACTCATCGTTGGCAGTGATGATGTCCTGACACCTCCGGATATCATGCAGGAAATGGCTGTAAGGCTCCCAGAGGCCAGCTGTCGTGAAATTCCTCGAGTGGGGCATATGGCCCCTCTGGAAGCGGCAGAAGAGGTCAATCAGGCGATGGAAGAATTCTTAGCTGTTGCCAGGTAG
- a CDS encoding prenyltransferase/squalene oxidase repeat-containing protein, with translation MNDRLHNLIERILSGRAITFEQILWGILILAALFASIHLLSMLVTRWGDSNASSKALLFSIIVHLSLSLGVVTLWPEQAPQSLSKAELAEERERKEKDQQKFTLQAESTETNKNKEPGNTPVWDQLQQPEKQELSRIELTRPEFDPLMAPPEKELPQEISEMPMPDLISEADLPITPARVERESVSQKKIQAVAPLEITDTTAESRAEVSVPSTSRERSRMIRIGQTNQDVKRQSAPGAVDRIQPSFSSEKQTLALNSQVDPQSKLERNAKDSMVSRRTGPAPSNLKIEPTGVETDSASQTQANSAPTEPRFSRRRTRSTRSVSQGTVKRSSPQATAGKENPDAQRLMAERSSLPLTINRPGLQPDAMRPSFDAVSNRTKANIPATYRLRNLSKRKEIAQRFGGTEESERAVEASLKWLATHQEPAGFWDADRFGAGKVRIDEQGIDRRNAGIQADSGLTALAILAFLGAGYTQEEGDYSDNLKRAISWMVENQRSNGFLGGEATHYARMYSHAMATYALAEAYGLQSDPRSNPQLREAVGRAVAYIVENQNPYDGGWRYVKGQKSDMSMFGWQLMALKSAEIAGIPIPSDTKRLMVKFLKERSLGKNNGLATYRLMEPATPPTSAMTAESLFCKQMLGIRRDNPACREAIQFISDRPPRLSEYNLYYWYYGTLAMYQYGGAPWRDWNEDLRDLLISEQVTRGENAGSWDPRPPGDHMVDGFIPRPSAHSVWKCTIDFCLCIRWEAATMMNHLRNEFEFPNGSG, from the coding sequence ATGAACGATCGACTGCATAACCTCATCGAAAGAATTCTGTCAGGACGTGCCATCACGTTTGAGCAGATTCTGTGGGGGATCCTTATCCTGGCAGCGTTATTTGCATCCATCCATCTGCTCTCAATGCTGGTGACGCGCTGGGGAGACAGTAATGCATCATCCAAGGCACTCTTGTTTTCGATAATCGTGCATTTGTCATTGTCCCTGGGGGTCGTCACGCTCTGGCCTGAACAGGCCCCCCAGTCCCTGAGTAAAGCAGAGTTGGCTGAGGAACGTGAGCGAAAAGAAAAAGATCAGCAGAAATTCACTCTTCAGGCTGAAAGTACGGAGACCAATAAAAACAAGGAGCCCGGGAACACTCCTGTCTGGGATCAGTTACAACAGCCTGAGAAACAGGAATTATCCCGTATCGAACTCACACGTCCCGAATTTGATCCTTTGATGGCACCACCTGAGAAAGAACTTCCCCAGGAAATCTCGGAAATGCCGATGCCTGATCTGATCTCGGAGGCCGATTTACCGATCACACCCGCCCGGGTAGAGCGAGAGAGCGTCAGCCAAAAGAAAATTCAGGCAGTCGCCCCCTTGGAGATCACTGACACAACAGCGGAATCCCGGGCAGAGGTCTCGGTACCTTCGACCTCCCGCGAACGGAGTAGAATGATCCGGATTGGTCAGACGAATCAGGATGTGAAACGTCAATCAGCGCCCGGGGCCGTAGATCGAATTCAGCCATCGTTCAGCAGCGAAAAACAGACGCTGGCCTTGAATTCGCAAGTTGATCCGCAATCGAAACTGGAACGGAATGCCAAAGATTCCATGGTTTCCCGCAGGACTGGACCTGCTCCGTCCAATCTGAAGATTGAACCAACGGGAGTAGAAACTGACTCAGCAAGTCAGACACAGGCGAATTCTGCACCGACCGAGCCAAGGTTTTCTCGTCGAAGAACCCGATCTACCCGTTCTGTATCGCAGGGGACTGTTAAACGCTCTTCACCTCAGGCTACAGCGGGTAAGGAAAACCCTGACGCACAGCGATTGATGGCTGAACGCAGTTCGTTGCCGCTGACAATTAACAGGCCGGGTTTACAACCGGATGCAATGCGTCCCAGTTTTGATGCGGTTTCAAATCGTACCAAAGCAAATATTCCTGCGACTTATCGATTGAGAAATCTTTCGAAACGCAAGGAAATCGCTCAACGCTTTGGTGGAACGGAAGAATCAGAACGTGCGGTGGAAGCGAGTTTGAAATGGCTGGCGACACATCAGGAACCAGCCGGATTCTGGGATGCAGATCGATTTGGCGCAGGTAAAGTGCGTATCGACGAACAGGGAATTGACCGTCGTAATGCAGGGATACAGGCCGATTCAGGGCTGACTGCACTCGCGATTCTGGCTTTTCTCGGGGCGGGCTACACCCAGGAAGAGGGAGATTATTCAGATAACCTCAAACGTGCGATTAGCTGGATGGTCGAGAATCAGCGGTCGAATGGTTTTCTGGGTGGAGAAGCGACACACTATGCACGCATGTATTCGCATGCGATGGCGACCTATGCTCTGGCCGAAGCTTATGGATTACAGTCGGATCCGCGGTCAAACCCTCAGCTGCGCGAAGCCGTGGGGCGGGCCGTTGCCTATATCGTAGAAAATCAGAACCCCTATGATGGAGGATGGCGCTATGTCAAAGGACAGAAAAGTGACATGAGCATGTTTGGCTGGCAACTGATGGCGCTCAAGAGTGCTGAAATTGCCGGTATCCCTATCCCTTCTGATACCAAACGGCTGATGGTGAAATTTTTAAAGGAACGCAGTCTCGGTAAGAATAATGGGTTGGCAACCTATCGATTAATGGAGCCTGCCACTCCGCCAACATCGGCGATGACTGCAGAATCCTTATTTTGCAAACAGATGCTGGGAATCAGGAGAGATAACCCAGCCTGTCGAGAAGCAATTCAGTTTATTTCAGATCGCCCTCCACGCCTCTCAGAATACAATCTGTACTATTGGTACTACGGCACTCTGGCGATGTATCAATACGGGGGAGCACCCTGGCGGGACTGGAATGAGGACTTACGAGATCTATTGATTTCAGAGCAGGTCACACGTGGAGAAAATGCAGGTAGCTGGGATCCACGCCCCCCTGGGGACCATATGGTGGACGGCTTTATTCCACGACCATCAGCACACTCTGTCTGGAAGTGTACTATCGATTTTTGCCTCTGTATCAGATGGGAGGCCGCTACGATGATGAACCATCTCAGGAATGAATTCGAATTTCCGAATGGCAGTGGTTGA
- a CDS encoding ExbD/TolR family protein, with amino-acid sequence MPLKTGTVEEPKLDLTPMIDIVFLLIIFFMVGTQFTEMERQYDIQLPTVTDAKPLTNLPDDIIVNVSQNGEVTLQGEKKTLTELETALKEAVKNFPGQSVVIRGDSTGPYQNVMNVLDVCHRVNIRSVSLANRLSDESSK; translated from the coding sequence ATGCCGCTAAAAACGGGGACCGTTGAAGAGCCCAAGCTCGATTTGACCCCCATGATTGACATTGTATTTTTGCTGATCATCTTCTTCATGGTCGGTACACAGTTCACTGAAATGGAGCGTCAGTATGACATTCAACTCCCTACAGTGACTGATGCGAAGCCACTGACCAACCTTCCGGATGATATCATAGTCAATGTAAGCCAGAATGGTGAAGTCACACTTCAGGGAGAAAAGAAGACGCTGACAGAACTGGAGACAGCCTTGAAAGAGGCCGTCAAGAATTTTCCTGGACAGTCTGTAGTCATCAGAGGGGATTCAACGGGGCCTTACCAGAATGTGATGAATGTTCTGGATGTCTGTCATCGAGTTAACATCCGGTCTGTCTCCTTAGCGAATAGATTGAGTGACGAATCCTCAAAATGA
- a CDS encoding rhodanese-like domain-containing protein — protein sequence MGKNHSQRFLDIVNDAKSRVTECTVQDVQTRKQAGDEFHLIDVREDHEFQAARIPGAIHLGKGIIERDIERAFPDTSTTLILYCGGGFRSALAADNLQKMGYTQVISMDGGFSGWKNAGYEIEAGS from the coding sequence ATGGGTAAAAATCATTCTCAACGTTTTCTGGATATCGTGAATGATGCGAAATCAAGAGTGACCGAATGCACCGTGCAAGATGTGCAGACACGTAAGCAAGCGGGCGATGAGTTTCACCTCATTGATGTACGTGAAGATCATGAATTTCAGGCAGCACGCATTCCCGGCGCTATTCATCTCGGGAAGGGGATCATCGAACGCGATATCGAGCGGGCATTCCCTGATACCTCTACCACATTGATTTTGTACTGTGGTGGCGGCTTTCGCTCTGCTCTGGCTGCAGATAATCTGCAAAAGATGGGATACACTCAAGTGATCTCAATGGACGGTGGGTTCAGCGGATGGAAGAATGCTGGATATGAGATCGAGGCAGGTTCATAA
- a CDS encoding TlpA family protein disulfide reductase, which yields MSNSSAKKDFLIALALVVTGAVIFSSWFAFRLPESTLPEGGMAQLKVGTEAPPIQAAGWVNGDPHQDDYLKGKVIVVDAWATWCGPCRMAAPHLVEVHEKFKDQNVAFVGLTSDGEDLLPVIQEWLDETGITWPNGYGAIDSLLAFKAEFIPQVWVIGTDGKVVWNVDSERTESLEEGIARALKLAQQ from the coding sequence ATGTCCAATTCCAGCGCTAAAAAAGATTTCCTGATTGCCCTGGCTCTGGTTGTCACCGGAGCTGTCATTTTTTCTTCCTGGTTCGCATTCCGTTTGCCGGAGTCAACCTTACCCGAAGGAGGAATGGCCCAGCTGAAGGTGGGAACCGAGGCCCCTCCCATTCAAGCAGCAGGCTGGGTGAATGGTGACCCTCATCAGGACGACTACCTCAAGGGGAAAGTGATTGTCGTTGATGCATGGGCGACCTGGTGTGGTCCCTGTCGAATGGCAGCACCGCATCTGGTGGAGGTGCATGAGAAATTCAAAGATCAAAATGTGGCGTTTGTCGGATTAACCTCCGATGGTGAAGATCTGCTTCCCGTAATTCAGGAGTGGCTGGACGAAACGGGAATCACGTGGCCCAATGGATACGGGGCAATCGATTCTCTGCTTGCATTCAAGGCAGAATTTATCCCACAGGTCTGGGTGATCGGTACGGACGGAAAAGTGGTCTGGAATGTTGACTCGGAGAGAACTGAATCTCTGGAAGAGGGAATCGCACGCGCTTTAAAACTGGCGCAACAGTGA
- a CDS encoding carbon storage regulator: MLVLTRKRDEVIQIGEDIVIKILKTGKGAIKIGIEAPGNVRVIRGELLETENSPEHLSAMNSENVNQGLNAQCA, encoded by the coding sequence ATGTTGGTATTAACCAGAAAACGAGATGAAGTAATTCAGATTGGTGAAGACATTGTCATCAAGATTTTGAAGACCGGCAAAGGGGCAATCAAAATCGGAATTGAAGCTCCCGGGAACGTTCGCGTCATTCGGGGTGAATTACTGGAGACCGAGAATTCACCAGAGCACCTGAGTGCCATGAATTCAGAAAATGTCAACCAGGGTTTAAATGCTCAATGTGCCTGA
- a CDS encoding L-threonylcarbamoyladenylate synthase, producing MKCRITQDVSAAAELIRNGELVAFATETVYGLGANALDPNAVARIFEVKQRPHFDPLIVHVAEIDSLAEFTTGLSPQAQRLAERFWPGPLTLVLPKQSVIPDLVTSGLDSVAIRIPAHPVARELLNAAGLPIAAPSANKFGCLSPTQAQHVAEQLGDEIPMILEGGPCQVGVESTVIQCNEDSIVLLRPGGISLEDIEACAGIVRLARIEDYAETKSQVSPGMLPRHYAPGTRLHLIDQLDQIPDIETIGVLSLYPLSETILAGREFAAQEILSPTGDLKMAAANLFTALRNLDQSGVECIVALRLPERGLGRTINNRLERAAY from the coding sequence ATGAAATGTAGAATCACGCAGGATGTTTCTGCAGCTGCAGAACTGATCCGAAACGGTGAACTGGTCGCTTTCGCGACAGAGACCGTCTATGGACTCGGGGCGAATGCGCTAGACCCGAACGCCGTCGCCCGAATTTTCGAAGTCAAACAAAGGCCTCATTTTGATCCCCTGATCGTTCATGTCGCAGAGATCGATTCACTTGCTGAATTTACCACAGGTTTATCGCCTCAAGCACAAAGACTCGCCGAGAGGTTCTGGCCCGGACCTTTAACCCTGGTCTTACCGAAACAGTCTGTAATCCCTGATCTGGTCACTTCAGGTCTGGATTCCGTCGCAATTCGCATCCCCGCACATCCTGTGGCTCGAGAACTGCTCAACGCCGCGGGCCTGCCGATTGCAGCTCCAAGCGCTAATAAGTTTGGATGTCTCAGCCCGACTCAGGCTCAACATGTAGCAGAACAACTGGGTGATGAAATTCCCATGATTTTGGAAGGTGGCCCCTGCCAGGTTGGCGTTGAGTCGACTGTCATCCAATGCAATGAGGATTCTATAGTACTTTTGCGTCCTGGGGGAATTTCACTGGAAGACATCGAAGCCTGTGCAGGAATAGTGAGGCTTGCCAGAATCGAAGATTATGCAGAGACAAAATCTCAGGTCAGCCCGGGAATGCTTCCTCGCCATTACGCCCCTGGAACCCGGTTGCATCTGATTGACCAGTTAGATCAAATTCCCGATATCGAGACGATTGGCGTCCTAAGCCTCTATCCACTTTCTGAGACAATTCTTGCTGGACGAGAATTTGCTGCTCAGGAAATCTTATCTCCCACGGGAGATTTAAAAATGGCAGCCGCAAATCTTTTTACGGCCTTAAGAAACCTGGATCAATCCGGAGTCGAATGCATAGTTGCACTAAGATTGCCTGAGAGAGGACTGGGCAGGACAATCAATAATCGGCTGGAACGGGCCGCATACTGA
- a CDS encoding carboxypeptidase M32, with product MNASQKAYDQLIARLKQAALLSSCSAILEWDEQTYLPADGASHRADQLSMMAGMVHQEATSPETGDLLNELESASEWEEDSVEQANIREARHEYDRMTKLPRQLVEELSRVATLSHHAWVKARKENQFNDFLPWLEKMIGLKREQAAALGSEGQTAYDALLDEYEPGATSEMIEQAFTPLRNELVKLVSAIKESGIVPDVSLLTRKYPVAKQREFSLSAAEKIGFDFNAGRLDIAAHPFCSGIGPGDCRLTTRYDEHHFPGAFFGTLHEAGHGIYEQGLLKECFGTPAGSSTSLGIHESQSRMWENLVGRSRPFWNCFYQSAQQQFPEALADVAQDHFYRAINDVRPSYIRVEADEVTYNLHIMLRFELEQALISGDLQPADVEAAWNEKFTSYFGITPDTPANGCLQDVHWSAGLIGYFPTYALGNMYAAHFFNAADSELGGLDNLIAQGEFSPLKEWLNQNIHQHGKRYRANRLLEVVTGETLSHVPLVDQLYRKYGELYNL from the coding sequence ATGAATGCTTCCCAGAAAGCATACGATCAATTAATCGCACGTCTCAAACAAGCGGCCCTGCTGAGTTCCTGTTCTGCAATTCTGGAATGGGATGAACAGACATATCTACCGGCAGATGGTGCGAGTCATCGAGCAGATCAGCTTTCCATGATGGCAGGAATGGTTCATCAGGAGGCTACCAGTCCGGAAACCGGGGACTTGCTGAACGAACTGGAAAGTGCTTCGGAGTGGGAAGAAGATTCGGTAGAGCAGGCCAACATTCGTGAGGCTCGACATGAATATGACCGAATGACAAAACTCCCCCGTCAACTTGTAGAAGAGTTGTCTCGGGTAGCGACTCTTTCACATCATGCGTGGGTAAAAGCCCGCAAGGAAAATCAGTTCAATGATTTCCTGCCCTGGCTCGAAAAGATGATTGGTCTCAAACGCGAACAGGCTGCCGCGCTCGGATCTGAAGGGCAGACTGCTTACGATGCTTTGTTGGACGAGTACGAACCCGGTGCGACTTCAGAAATGATCGAGCAGGCCTTTACCCCGTTGCGTAATGAACTGGTCAAACTTGTCTCTGCGATTAAAGAATCCGGAATTGTCCCCGATGTCTCCCTCCTGACCAGAAAATATCCTGTTGCAAAGCAGCGAGAGTTCAGTCTCTCCGCTGCTGAAAAGATTGGATTTGATTTTAATGCCGGCAGACTTGATATCGCGGCTCATCCTTTCTGCAGTGGAATTGGCCCGGGGGATTGCCGCCTGACGACACGCTATGATGAACACCACTTTCCGGGTGCTTTTTTTGGAACGTTGCACGAAGCAGGTCACGGTATTTATGAGCAGGGGTTACTCAAGGAATGCTTTGGCACTCCCGCCGGCAGTTCAACCTCATTGGGTATCCATGAATCTCAATCGCGGATGTGGGAGAACCTGGTGGGGAGAAGCCGTCCTTTTTGGAATTGTTTCTATCAGTCTGCACAACAGCAGTTCCCAGAAGCCTTGGCAGATGTTGCCCAGGATCACTTTTATCGGGCGATCAATGACGTACGTCCTTCGTATATTCGAGTAGAGGCAGATGAGGTGACCTACAATCTGCACATCATGCTGCGTTTCGAACTTGAGCAGGCGCTCATATCCGGAGACCTGCAACCTGCCGATGTTGAGGCAGCCTGGAATGAGAAATTTACGAGTTACTTTGGTATTACACCGGACACGCCTGCGAATGGCTGCCTGCAGGATGTGCACTGGAGTGCTGGTCTGATTGGTTACTTCCCGACATACGCCCTCGGAAACATGTATGCAGCTCACTTTTTCAATGCTGCAGACAGTGAACTGGGAGGCCTGGACAACCTCATTGCGCAGGGAGAATTCAGCCCGCTCAAGGAATGGTTGAATCAAAACATTCATCAGCATGGGAAACGCTATCGAGCGAATCGGTTACTGGAAGTGGTTACGGGAGAAACCCTTTCACACGTTCCGCTTGTCGATCAGTTGTATCGCAAATATGGCGAGCTCTACAACCTCTAA
- a CDS encoding STAS domain-containing protein yields the protein MATEEVPYHITAVNDHLKVQLLPELNESAWDELESLGDTLLTEVKNQQSPSVIIDLTRLDFINSSLVAIVIQVWKLVDEQGGKTAILNTSEMVEEVLNISGLKKVWFITASEEEAVAHLSQAVKQERIERRRTFSMPILLGIVAVLSAVACFALYISDTLTLDPKIALGATISFSLAGLLLGATALKDRRKNLRILGVVVLISSLVLGGLGLFKLI from the coding sequence ATGGCTACCGAAGAAGTTCCCTATCATATCACTGCCGTCAATGACCATCTCAAGGTGCAATTGTTACCGGAATTGAACGAATCCGCTTGGGATGAGCTGGAATCTCTCGGCGACACATTGCTGACGGAAGTCAAAAATCAGCAGTCCCCCAGCGTCATCATTGATCTGACCAGGTTGGATTTTATTAATAGTTCTCTGGTGGCAATCGTGATCCAGGTCTGGAAGCTGGTCGATGAGCAGGGGGGGAAAACCGCCATCCTGAATACCAGTGAAATGGTTGAAGAGGTTTTAAATATCTCTGGTCTCAAGAAGGTGTGGTTCATCACCGCTTCCGAAGAGGAGGCAGTCGCGCATCTGAGCCAGGCTGTTAAACAAGAACGAATCGAGCGGCGCCGTACATTTTCAATGCCGATACTGCTGGGCATTGTCGCAGTGCTTTCCGCTGTGGCCTGTTTTGCGTTATACATCAGCGACACCCTGACCCTGGATCCGAAAATCGCGTTAGGGGCCACGATCTCCTTTTCTCTGGCAGGATTGCTTCTGGGTGCAACCGCACTCAAAGATCGTCGAAAGAATTTGCGGATTCTCGGGGTGGTTGTCTTGATCAGCAGTCTGGTTCTGGGAGGACTTGGCCTCTTTAAACTGATTTAA
- a CDS encoding class I SAM-dependent methyltransferase: MIGEGDGRFLLEFLKQTNCPQVHYIDSSQVMLDLAQARINKQFPEARPRVRFYKCDLSKENMPEDHYNLVVTNFFLDVFNEPTLSQSITRIADSCCNDAIWLYADFQVAGSRLQQLRATLWLKTMYLFFKVVSNIQAPALIDPTPLLEAHGFRVIQQTQFAHGLMRAEFRRRA; the protein is encoded by the coding sequence ATGATCGGTGAGGGTGATGGCCGGTTTCTCCTGGAATTCCTGAAACAGACAAACTGCCCTCAAGTGCATTACATCGATTCCAGTCAAGTCATGCTGGATTTAGCTCAAGCTCGCATAAACAAACAGTTTCCCGAGGCACGACCACGCGTTCGCTTTTATAAATGTGATCTCTCCAAAGAAAACATGCCAGAAGATCACTATAATCTGGTCGTAACGAACTTCTTTCTCGATGTCTTTAACGAACCGACACTTAGTCAGAGCATTACCAGAATCGCTGATTCCTGCTGCAATGATGCGATCTGGTTATATGCAGACTTTCAGGTAGCAGGTAGCAGGCTCCAACAACTACGTGCAACTCTCTGGCTGAAAACCATGTATCTTTTCTTTAAAGTGGTCTCAAACATTCAGGCCCCCGCCCTGATCGATCCCACACCGCTCTTGGAAGCGCATGGTTTTCGAGTCATTCAGCAGACGCAGTTTGCACATGGCTTAATGCGGGCCGAATTCAGACGACGTGCCTGA
- a CDS encoding S41 family peptidase, translating to MDDYDVRLKQLLSGEEYLNDRTRNRMRDQYPEQNYSVPDRRTRDSFQSDYDSQRLRELIRELQQKSLPQYDRERYDTRFPEQVPLDPNQELRAKISQRYNSQSVVGTLQTLDPQRAYSFYLEVNRMIDSRHVQPPSYDVRTKKSLQNLIFAVENQNFLRTNRVSASPDQIRMAQNRWQQLMVQNPARSAQDAVTVLRQAADIAGSQLQMPATGVIYEFAYGSLEALDKHSRFEFTPTTSGPRVNAGGNNIVGVGVQLKTHDDGAVILRTLNGGSAAQAGLQRGDVIVGVNQRRLAGLSLDEVANLITGPAGSSVALEVRRESRTARVNLKRQAIRITNISEVKMVDSQQKIGLIRLEKFGEGTSQELDQALWKLHQQGMQSLIFDLRGNPGGLLTEAISVSNRFVPSGKIVSTRGRYQSDNTVETATHDQTWKMPLVVLVDGDSASASEIFAAAVQENRRGLIVGRKTYGKGTVQTHFPLQSVSGTFWLTTAKFYSPTGREMAGAGVTPDIPVNMSERELQNIGPVDQDLRAGINTIMSQRPGELVNNIPADRQASPQRFQFSG from the coding sequence ATGGATGATTATGATGTCAGATTAAAACAGTTGCTTTCGGGAGAGGAATACCTCAATGACCGAACTCGAAACCGGATGCGTGACCAGTATCCCGAACAAAATTATTCTGTTCCAGATCGCCGAACACGCGACTCGTTTCAGTCTGATTATGATAGCCAGCGATTACGGGAACTGATTCGAGAATTACAGCAGAAATCGCTCCCTCAATATGACCGGGAACGATACGACACCCGGTTTCCTGAACAGGTCCCACTGGATCCAAACCAGGAACTGAGAGCAAAGATTTCGCAACGCTATAACAGCCAGTCAGTTGTAGGGACGTTACAGACTCTGGATCCCCAACGGGCTTACTCCTTCTATCTGGAAGTAAACCGAATGATCGACTCACGTCATGTTCAACCTCCTTCTTATGATGTGCGTACTAAAAAATCGTTACAGAACCTGATCTTCGCTGTTGAAAATCAGAACTTCCTGAGGACCAATCGCGTGTCTGCTTCTCCGGACCAGATCCGCATGGCCCAGAATCGCTGGCAACAGCTGATGGTTCAAAATCCTGCACGATCTGCTCAGGATGCAGTAACTGTACTGCGTCAGGCTGCAGATATCGCAGGGAGCCAGTTACAGATGCCAGCTACAGGAGTCATTTACGAATTTGCGTACGGCTCACTGGAAGCCCTGGATAAGCACTCGCGGTTTGAGTTTACTCCCACTACATCTGGTCCACGTGTTAACGCGGGAGGAAATAATATTGTCGGTGTTGGCGTACAACTGAAAACCCATGATGACGGAGCAGTTATCCTCCGAACCTTGAATGGCGGCTCTGCAGCACAGGCTGGACTCCAGCGTGGTGATGTTATCGTCGGTGTCAACCAGAGACGTCTCGCCGGTCTTTCCCTGGACGAAGTCGCCAATCTGATCACCGGTCCTGCAGGTTCGAGCGTCGCTCTGGAAGTCCGTCGTGAAAGCCGAACGGCTCGGGTCAACCTGAAGCGTCAGGCGATTCGTATCACCAATATCAGTGAAGTAAAAATGGTAGATTCCCAACAGAAAATCGGTTTGATCCGCCTGGAGAAATTCGGCGAAGGGACTTCTCAGGAACTGGACCAGGCGTTGTGGAAACTGCACCAGCAGGGTATGCAATCACTGATTTTTGACCTGCGGGGCAACCCGGGAGGATTATTGACTGAGGCGATCAGTGTCTCCAACCGCTTCGTGCCCAGTGGGAAAATTGTTTCGACTCGTGGTAGATACCAGAGTGACAACACTGTTGAAACAGCAACTCATGATCAGACCTGGAAGATGCCTCTGGTTGTCCTGGTTGATGGCGACAGTGCCAGTGCCAGTGAAATCTTTGCAGCAGCAGTCCAGGAAAACCGCCGCGGATTGATTGTCGGTCGAAAGACTTATGGGAAGGGAACAGTTCAGACTCACTTCCCCCTGCAGTCCGTTTCCGGCACTTTCTGGCTGACGACTGCGAAATTTTACTCTCCAACTGGTAGAGAAATGGCAGGAGCGGGTGTGACCCCCGATATCCCAGTCAACATGTCTGAACGAGAACTGCAGAATATTGGTCCCGTTGACCAGGACTTACGAGCTGGCATCAATACCATTATGAGCCAGCGTCCTGGTGAACTCGTAAACAATATTCCAGCAGATCGTCAGGCCAGTCCACAACGATTTCAGTTTTCAGGATAA